AGAGCTGTAGCCGATTATATTTCTTTTCCGGATGAAGAGCGTCCGCGTAATGGTAAGCGCCTGAAGCTGTTTAACCCTTTGCATCCGTATATGAAGAAGTATGTAGAAAATTACGAAGCCGTGCCGATGCTTGAGCCTATTTTTATAAATGGACAGAAGGTATATGAGCTTCCCGAGCTGGATGAAATTCGTGCCTACCATACTTCACAGTTGAAACTGTTCTGGCCAGAATATTTGCGGAAGCTGAACCCTGAAATTTATCGTGTAAATCTGAGCGAGAAGGTATGGGAGCTAAAGCAAAAGCTGATCGACAGCTATATGCAGCCCGAAGTTGAAGAAAAAGAATAGTTGGAAGAGGCACCTCATGAATGCATGGGGTGCCTCTTTGTGTTGAAGCATGTAGGAAATAGGAGCTTATTTATAAATTTCTCTCATCACATGTCGTAGCTCAGGGACAATAATGCGTTCCATTGCCAAACGAACGGCTCCGCGTGAGCCAGGCATAGAAAATACAGCTGTCTGGCCCACAGTGCCAGCTACAGCCCGGCTTAAGATAGCTGCTGAACCAATGTCCTCAGCAAAGCTTAAATAACGGAAGATTTCCCCAAAGCCAGGTAGTTCCTTATCCAGTAGAGAAGAGACAGCTTCATATGTAGTATCACGTGGAGAAATACCGGTACCACCTGTCAAAAGAACAGCCTCGATGTCATCCTGTGCCGCTGCTTCGGATACTAACTGCTGAATACCTTCGTAGTCATCCTTGACGATGACATATCGAACAACTGTATATCCATTGGTTTCTAGTAGATCCATGAGCAGTCGTCCCCCAGTATCTGTTTCCACGGTGCGTGTGTCCGAGACAGTCACGACCATGCAATTCACTTGTTGGGGGGATTCCTGACGGTGTTCCTCTACAGAAGACATATTCATTAAAATGTTCACTCCTTGATCGGTGGTTAGACATACACTTTTTACAATAGAGCAATGACTGAGCGTATGCAAGTCAGAAACAGGGGCTAAAAATCTATGTGATTAATATCCTTGCATTTGCACACTGGAATATAGTACACTTCCTTACATAAGTCGGGATTATATTGTTTTGTTTTATTATTGAAAGCGCGCACATCAAATGATTAACCTCAAGGGACAGCGGGTAATAGTACAGCAGGGTCAACAACTGGGAGGTAATGTAATATGAATCATTCATACCAACAATGCGTGGATGCTTGCCTGGAATGTATGAACGCTTGCAATGTATGTTACGTAGCGAGTTTGAAGGAATATGATTTAGCTATGCTGCGTGAATGTATTCGAGTGAGTAGGGAATGTGCAGAAATATGCGGATTTGCTGCCCAAATGCTGCAGCGTGGAACGGATTTTGCCGAGCAAATCTGTGAGCTGTGCGCCAAGGCCTGTGAGGTATGTGCTGCTGAATGCAGCAAGCATTCCCATGATCATTGCAATCATTGTGCAGAAGCCTGCCGTCGTTGCGTTCAGGCATGCCGCCAATTGGTGGCAGTGTAATTACATATATGGAACTAGTGCCTGAAGAGGAAATAATAGGTTGCTTTCTACTGAATAGGTTTGTATAATGAATGGAATTAACGTCACGGAACGGGAGAGTAGCAGCTGAGCCGTATCATTACAGCGAGCCGGAAGAGGTGGAAGCCGGTATGAGGTCCGATGTGAAGCGCACCCGGGAGACGGTTGATCCAACGAGCAGAACTTCTAGTAGATCAGCCCGGCAGACACCGTTATTAGTCATTGGAGTGAAATCGCGATTTGTGTAGTTAGCTTTAGCTGCACAACCGATTTACGAAGAGTGGTACCGCG
The Paenibacillus peoriae DNA segment above includes these coding regions:
- a CDS encoding MogA/MoaB family molybdenum cofactor biosynthesis protein, with the protein product MNMSSVEEHRQESPQQVNCMVVTVSDTRTVETDTGGRLLMDLLETNGYTVVRYVIVKDDYEGIQQLVSEAAAQDDIEAVLLTGGTGISPRDTTYEAVSSLLDKELPGFGEIFRYLSFAEDIGSAAILSRAVAGTVGQTAVFSMPGSRGAVRLAMERIIVPELRHVMREIYK
- a CDS encoding four-helix bundle copper-binding protein; the encoded protein is MNHSYQQCVDACLECMNACNVCYVASLKEYDLAMLRECIRVSRECAEICGFAAQMLQRGTDFAEQICELCAKACEVCAAECSKHSHDHCNHCAEACRRCVQACRQLVAV